The Acidobacteriota bacterium genome has a window encoding:
- a CDS encoding DUF1080 domain-containing protein, with product MSIFRQIRLVLVLVGLSWLQLAPGFSQSRSASDWLAHDPDRPRPPVVSPARQSLPVAPPEDAVVLFDGTGLEGWRSEDGGPARWKVQDGVMISVPESGYVYTSQAFGDVQLHVEWAAPLPVVGSSQGRGNSGVYLMSKYEVQVLDSYQNDTYPDGQAGAVYGQYPPLVNASLPPGEWQAYDIIFRRPRFHRDGRLAAPARMTVLHNGILVQDNVELWGPTAWLQHGPYTYHPDKLPLALQDHGNPVRFRNIWLRELPEHAEPEPPQRPGPPAIVLAPGVLQRYAGRYRTPDGHEFVISLHGDHLRAFFYRKPEIELVPRSEREFALRWTAARLLFELDGEGRPTALIFEIGGDRRRVERVD from the coding sequence GTGTCTATCTTTCGGCAAATCCGCCTCGTCCTGGTTCTGGTGGGCTTGAGCTGGCTGCAGCTTGCCCCGGGCTTCAGCCAATCCCGCTCAGCCTCGGATTGGCTGGCTCATGACCCCGACCGGCCCCGGCCGCCGGTGGTGTCGCCGGCACGCCAATCTCTCCCGGTGGCTCCTCCCGAGGACGCCGTGGTGCTCTTCGACGGGACCGGCCTGGAGGGATGGAGAAGCGAGGACGGAGGGCCGGCGCGCTGGAAAGTGCAGGACGGGGTCATGATTTCGGTTCCCGAAAGCGGTTACGTGTATACCTCTCAGGCCTTCGGCGACGTACAGCTTCACGTGGAATGGGCGGCTCCCCTTCCGGTGGTCGGCAGCAGTCAAGGGCGCGGCAACAGCGGCGTCTACCTGATGTCCAAGTACGAAGTCCAGGTTCTCGACTCCTACCAGAACGACACCTATCCCGACGGTCAGGCGGGCGCCGTCTACGGACAGTACCCGCCACTGGTGAACGCCAGTCTTCCCCCCGGGGAGTGGCAGGCCTACGACATCATCTTTCGCCGCCCACGCTTTCACCGGGACGGACGGCTGGCCGCGCCGGCCAGGATGACGGTGCTTCATAATGGAATCCTGGTGCAGGACAACGTCGAACTCTGGGGCCCCACGGCCTGGCTGCAGCATGGGCCCTACACCTACCACCCCGACAAGCTGCCGCTTGCCCTGCAAGACCACGGCAACCCGGTCCGGTTCCGCAATATCTGGCTGCGGGAACTGCCGGAGCATGCCGAGCCCGAGCCGCCCCAACGTCCCGGCCCGCCCGCCATCGTTCTGGCCCCCGGAGTGTTGCAGCGCTATGCAGGCCGTTACCGGACTCCGGACGGACACGAGTTCGTGATCTCCCTGCACGGGGACCACCTGAGGGCGTTTTTTTACCGCAAACCGGAGATCGAGCTGGTGCCCCGCTCGGAAAGGGAGTTCGCCCTGCGCTGGACGGCGGCCCGATTGCTGTTCGAACTGGATGGGGAGGGCCGCCCCACCGCACTCATCTTCGAGATCGGCGGCGACCGGCGTCGCGTAGAGCGGGTGGACTGA